The window GCGGCGCGCGTGCGCTCGGACAGGCCGAACACCTGCGCGAACAGGCGCGTGTACTCGTGCGGCGAGGCGGGCGGCGCCAGCAGCACCAGGCGCCCGGTGTCCAGGCCCCGACTGGCCGCGTGGGCCGCAGCGTTGGCCGCCAGCGAATGGGCCACCACGGCGTGAGGCGCCGAGTCCTGCGCGTGCAGGCGGGTGGTGGTGTATTCGATGGCGCGGGCGAACTGCGGCAGGTTGCTCACGCGGCCCCGGCTGCCGCCGTGTGCGGGCAGGTCCACCAGCACCGGGCGCAGGCCGCGCGCGGTCAATGCGTCGGCCAGCGGCAACATTTGGCGCGCATGGCCGCCCCAGCCGTGCAGCAGCAGCACCGTCGGGCCGTGCGGCTGGGCCTGGGGCAGGTAGAGCGTGATCTCGGCGTCTTCAAACGCCAGGCGCTCCGTGCGCCAGCGGCCCGGTGGGACGGCGCTGCGCCCCCGTTTGCGCAGGGGCAGGGGCGTTCCAAACAGGCGGTAGGCCGCGCGCACGGCCAATGTGGGCCACAGGCGTTCGGCCGTGCCCAGCGCCAGGCGCGCAAAGCGCATGCCGGGGTGCTCGCCGTAGAAGCTGGACGTGGCCTGCAGCGCGGTGGAGGGGGAGGTGTTCATGGTGGGGCTCCAGAAGGGAGATGGGAGGAGGCGGACCGGGAGGACGGTCAGTAAAAGATCCAGTCCCGGTTGCTGCGCGGGAGACTGGTGAGGGTGCTACGCAGCGCCCGGATGGCGCGCGCTGCAGCCGCGATGGCGGCAATGCCCAGGATGATCAACATGGTGGTTCCTTTCTTCGCACGGTTGTGCGAAATTGGGGCAATAAAAAACAAGAGGCCTCCATCGCGCACCACCGGGTGTCAGGCAGGGAGAGGGAGGTAACTCTTGACGAGGCGCGCCCAGGACGCCTCGGTGCGTGCCACTGCCTGCGGATCGCGCAGGAAGCGAACGTCGTGCAACAGACCCATGATCAGGGAATAGATTTCGCCCACCAGCTGGTCAGGCGGGGTGTCGGCCGCCAGGTGCCCGGCCTCGATGGCCTGCAGCACCGTGCGGCGCAGGGCGGCGCGCCAGCGGGTGATCTCGGCGTGCAGCAGGTCGCGCAGTTCGCCCTCGCGGTCGTCCAGCTCGAACGCGCCTGCGGTGTAGATGCAGCCCGTGAAGGCTTCCACGTCGCGCGTGCGGGCAATCCAGCGGCGCATGATGTCCTGCAGACGCGGCAGGCCCTTGGGTTGCTGCATGGCGGGCACGAACACGTCGGCCAGAAAGCGGCGGCCAAACTCCTCGATCACCGCCTTCTGCAGCGCCTCGCGCGAGCCGGCGCGTGAGAACACGCCGCTCTTGGACAGGCCCACGCGGTCGGCCACGGCCTGCAGCGTGATCGACTCCAGCCCCTCGGCCGCAGCCAAGTCCAGCGCCGCGCCGACAATGGCGGCGCGGGTGAGTTCGGCTTTCTGGGTCTTTGCGTCCATGGCTGAAATTTAGCACGATTGTGCGAAATGGCGCAATCCCCCGCGCTGTCAACCGGGTGACGGGCGCGGCTGGCCTCTACCGGGCACCGCTGGTACGCTGCGTCGCCATGGAGACAACACACACAACCCCGCCTTACATCCCCCAGATCCGCCTGTACCAGAACTGGCTGCGCGATCAGCGCGGCCTGCAGTTCGACAGCTACGACGCACTGTGGCGTTGGTCCACCACCGAACTCGACGCCTTCTGGCAAAGCGTGTGGGACTACTTCGATCTGCAGTCGCCCACGCCCCACACCGCCGTACTGGCGAAGAACACCATGCCCGGCGCGTTGTGGTTCCCTGGCGCCCAGGTCAACTACGCGCGCCAGGCGCTGCGGCATGTGGATGCTGCCCACGCCGCAGGTCTGCCCGCCATCATCAGCCGCAACGAAAAGGGCCAGCACCGCGAACTGAGCTGGCCCGAGCTGCGCCGCCAGGTGGCGTCGCTGGCGCTGCACCTCAAGGCCCAGGGCGTGATGCCGGGCGACCGCGTGGCCGCCTACCTGCCCAATGTGCCCGAGGCGATGATCGCCTTTCTGGCCACGGTGAGCATTGGCGGCGTGTGGAGCATCTGCGCGCCCGACATGGGCACGCATGCGGTGCTCGACCGCTTTCGCCAGATCGAGCCCAAGGTGCTGATCGGTGTGGACGGCGTGAGCTACGGCGGCCGCGACCACGACCGCCGCCCCGTGCTGGCCGAGCTGCGCGAGGCCCTGCCCAGCGTGCAGCACGCGGTGCTGCTGGGCAATCTGGATGCTTCTGTTTCGATAGCTGACTGGGCAAGCTGGACTGGCGCTACCGCCCGAAATGATGCAGAAACGGCCGCATTCGAGCCGATGTGGCAGCCGTTTGACCACCCGCTGTGGATCGTCTATTCCAGCGGCACCACCGGCCTGCCCAAGCCCATCGTGCACGGCCACGGCGGCACGGTGCTGGTGGCGCTGCAGCTCAAGGTGCTGCACAACGACATCGGCTGCAGCTACGAGGCCAACAGCTTTGGTGAGCGCTACCACTGGTACAGCTCCACCGGCTGGGTGATGTGGAACGCGCAGCTCAGCGGCTTGCTGTCGGGCACCACCTGCGTGATCTACGACGGCAACCCTGGCGGCAGCAAGGACCACCCCGACTGGGGCGTGCTGTGGCGCTTTGCGGCCGATACGGGCGTGACCTTCTTCGGCGCGGGCGCGGCGTTTTTTGCCAACTGCATGAAGGCGGGCATCACGCTCAGCGACTACGGCGACCTCACGCGCGTCCGCGCGCTGGGCACCACGGGCTCGCCGTTGTCGCCCGAGGTGCAGCAATGGGGCACGGCGCAGTTCGAGGCCATCGGTACGCACGACATCTGGTGGAACAACATTTCAGGGGGCACCGACTTTTGCGGCGCCTTCATCGGCGGCAACCGCGAGATGCCCCAGGTGCCTGGCGAGATGCAATGCCGCATGCTGGGCGCAGCCGTGGAGTCGTGGGACGCCGAGGGCCGCCCCGTGGAGGACGCGGTGGGCGAGCTGGTCTGCGCGCAGCCCATTCCATCCATGCCGCTCTACCTGTGGGGAGACAAGGACGGCAGCCGCTACCTGTCGAGCTACTTCGACATGTACCCCGCAGGCCACGGCCGCCAACCGGGTGGTGGCGACGGCCCCGCGAGCATGGGCGCGGTGTGGCGCCACGGAGACTGGCTCAAGATCGGCGCCAACGGCGGCTGCGTGATCTATGGCCGCTCTGACGCCACCATCAACCGCCACGGCCTGCGCATGGGCACGAGCGAGATCTACAGCGCGGTCGAATCCCTGCCCGAGGTGCTCGACAGCCTGGTGGTGGACCTGGAGTACCTGGGCCGCGAGAGCTACATGCCGCTGTTTGTGGTGCTGCGCCCGGGCTACGCGCTCGACGACGCCCTGCGTGCGCGCATCAACGGCGCCGTGCGCACGGCGCTGAGCCCACGCTTTGTGCCTGACGACATCTTTGCCGTGGCCGAGGTGCCGCGCACGCTGAGCGGCAAGAAGCAGGAGCTGCCCATCAAGAAACTGCTGCTGGGCCAGCCCATCGAGAAGGTGGTGAACAAGGACGCAATGGCCAACCCGGGGTGCCTGGACTGGTACGTGGCGTTTGCGGCACAGCAGGCGAGTGTGCTGCAAAAATGATAGCTGCTAGCGCTTATTGAATAAGCGCTAGAGCCTTTTTTGGATGCAAGAGTGAGTGCGGCACCTAGGCGCACTGCGCCTCGGCGCGTCAGTCCAGCTTCGCGCCCGATGCCTTGATCAGCCGCTCCCACACCGGGCGCTCCTTGTTCATGGCCGCAGTGAACAAGGCCGGGGAGCTCTTTTGCACGTCAAAGCCCATGGCGGTGATGCGCTGGGCCACATCGGGATGCTCGGTGGCCTTGCGCACCTCGGCGGCAATGCGCTCCAGGATGGCGGGCGGCGTGCCTGCGGGGGCCCCCATGGCCAGCCAGCCCGCCACGCGGTAGGCCTCGTCGTTCAGGCCCTGCTCGCCCAGTGTGGGCACATTGGGCAGCGTGCCCATGCGGCGCTCGCCACTCACGCCAATGGCCTTGAGCTTGCCGGCGTCGATGTGCGCCTTGACCTGCAGTGCGCTCGCAAAGGCAATCTGGATCTGCCCGCCCAGCAGGTCCTGCACCATGGGCGCCTCGCCCCGGTAGGCCACGTGGCTCATGTCGGCGTTTTGCGACTGGCTCATGTACGCGCCGGCCAGGTGCGGGTAGGCGCCCGTGCCGTACGAGCCATAGGCCACCTTGCCTTTGTTGGCGGCGATGTACTTCAGCAGCTCGGGCCCCGTGGCCACCGGCACGCTGGGGTGGGCCACCAGCACCAGGGGCGCGATGGCGATCTGGTAGATGGGCGCGATGTCCTTCTCGGGGCTGTAGGGCAGCTTGGTGTACAGGAACTGGTTGGTGAGCATGGAATTGCTCAGCGCCAGCAGCAGGGTGTAGCCGTCCGGCGCGGCTTTGGCCACCGCGTCGGTGCCGATGATGCCGGCCGCGCCGGGCTTGTTGTCGATGACCATGGGCTGGCCCAGGCCCACGGCCATCTTTTCGGCCAGCACGCGCGCCAGCACGTCGGTGGCACCGCCGGGGGCGAAGGGCACCACCACCTTGATGGGCTTGTTGGGGTAGGCGGTCTGCGCCCAGGCGGTGGTGCTGGCGCAGGTGGTGGCAGCGGCCAGCGCGGCGGCGCCGAGCCATGAACGGCGGGTCAGGGCGTGGAAGGGCATGGGTTTGTCTCCTGTCATGGTTATCAAAATTCACTCAGCGGGCTGCGCCATGCATGGTGGCGGGCCGGGGCCTGGCTGTCACGCCATGGGCTTATGCGGTCTGGGGGCTCCCTGCGGCGGGGGCGGCGGTGACGCGAACGGTGAGGGGCAGGGGCGCAAGCACTTCGCGCAGGCGGGCCTGCAGCGCGTCTGCGTCAGGGCCCGGGGCCACGGTCACGCGGACCGCGTTGTCGCCCTCGGGCTGTACCTGGGGCCGGGGGCTGCCCGGGGCTTCTGTGCACACACCATCCACCAGCGCCTGCACCGTGTGGCAGGCGGCGCGCTGACGCAGCTCAGGCTTGTAGATCTTGCCCACGTTGGTCACGGGCATGGTCTCGATCACCTGCACCCAGCGCGGGCGGGCCACGGCCTCGTCCACCCGTTCGGCGGTGAAGGCCGTCAACTCCGCTTCCGTCACCTGCACGCCAGGCCGCAGCGTGGCGTAGACCACGGGCAGCTCGCCCGCATAGGCATCGGGCGCACCCACAGCGGCGCACAGCTGCACGGCAGGGTGGGCGCCCAGCGCGTCTTCGATCACCTTGGGGTCGATGTTGTGGCCGCTGCGGATGATGAGGTCCTTGGAGCGGCCGCTCAGGTGCAGGCGGCCTTGGTCGTCCACAAAGCCCAGGTCGCCGGTGGCCAGCCATCCATCCGCCGTGAAGGCTTTGGCCGTGTCGGCTGCGTCCAGAAAACCGGAGAACAGGTTGGGCGACTGGAACAGCACCATGCCCGGCTGGCCGGGCGGCAGGTCCTGGTCCGACGCATTGCCCTGCGCATCCAGCGCCACCACACGCAGCTGGGTGTAGGGCAGCCGCCAGCCCACGCACCCTGCGGGCGCGTTCACGCCGGGTGGCGTGATGGTGGAGATGCCCGCCATCTCCGTCATGCCCAGGCTTTCATGGATGCGCAGATTAAAAAGGCGCTCAAACCGCGCCGCCAGCTCGGGCGCCAGGATGGCTGCGCCGGTGCGGCAGTAGCGCAGCGTGGAGATATCGGCGCCGTCCAGCGGCACATTGGCTAGCGCCGCCAGCACCGTGGGCACGGCCGAGAGGTAGGTGCAGCGGTAGCGCTCCACCAGCCGCCAGTAGTTCGCAATCACCTCGCGGTTGCGGAACAGGCCGGTGGTGGGGATGATGGTTTCCACCCCCGCCGACAGCGCCGCCAGCGAGCCCGGCAGTACGCCCGCCACATGGAACAGCGGGTAGCCGTTGATGCCCACATCCTCGGGCCGTATGCCCTGCATCTGCACGCTGCCCCAGGCGGTGAACACCTGCGCGCCGTGGCTGTGGCGCGCCAGCTTGGGCGCGCCGGTGGTGCCGCCGGTGTGGAAGTACGCGGCGATGTCGCTGGCCGCAATGCGGCGGCCGCTCGCCAGGTGGTCGCCCGGGTGCTGGTGGCGCGCGGCCAGGTCCAGCACGCCAGCGGGCAGGGCGGGCGCGGCTCCCGGCGCCTCATCGTGCGGCGCCACGCGCAGCACCGTGGTCAGCGTGGGCACCAGGGCGCGCAGGCGCAGGGCCTTGCTCCAGTAGCCCAGGTCGCCCTCGCCGCCATAGGCAATCAGCACCTTGGCACGGGCCAGGGTCATCATGGCCGCGATCTTCTCGTCGGTGAGCATGGGGTTGAGCGGCTGCACGATGCCCGCCGCTTCTCCACCCCACAGGGCCAGGTGGTATTCAAGGCAGCCGGGCAGCAGCACGGCCACGGCGTCTTCGGGCCCCACGCCCAGGTGGTGCAGCAGGTTGGCCGTCTGGTGGATGCCGGTGAGCAGCTGCGCATACGACCAGCGGATGGGCTCGGCAGACGGGTCGGCGGTGGGCAGAAAAGTCAGCGCCGTTTTGTTGCCAAACGCGTGGGCCGAATTCACGAAGATTTCGTAAGTGCTCTGCACCGGCAGCGCCTCGGCCAGGGGGCGGGCTTCGATCCGTTCCACATCCTGCAGGCTGCGCACTGGGGGACCGGGGGCAAAAGGGGGCTGCAACGGGTGGCGCATGGGGTTGTCTCGGGTCTTGTGGGGAATCAGGTCGGTCACCGACGGAGCACATATGCGGCGTCGTCCTACCTGGCGGCGACCGCCGCGTGCCCACAGTCTGTCCGTGTGCCAGCGTAAAAGCAGTCACGCAGATGTCAGAGCAGGTTTTCGGGGCCTATGGGCGATGATCCCCCGCGAGATGGCCAACACGCTCCTGACGCGCCGGTGACGCGGCACACACCCATAATGGACCTTGTTGTTTGTCACTGCGCGCGCCCGCGCGCTACCCCTTCATGAACACTCCGCAGCCGCCCAAACGTTTTTCGATGATCCGCGAGTTCCACCTCGCCGACTGGTTCACGCTGGGCAACGCGGTCTGCGGCGTGGGCGCATTGTTCTCGTCGATGACCTACCTGGAAACGGGCGACGTGGTGCATGTGTACTTTGCCTGCGCGCTGGTGCTGGCCGCACTGATCTTTGATGTGCTGGACGGCCGCATCGCCCGCTGGCGTCAGAAGAGCTCGGCCATGGGCCGCGAGCTGGACTCGCTGGCCGACGTGATCTCGTTCGGCGTGGCTCCGGCCATCATTGCCTACGGCTGCGGCATGCAGGGCCTGTACGACCGCATCGTGCTGGCCTACTTCGTGGCCTGTGGCGTGTCGCGCCTGGCACGCTACAACGTCACGGCCGAAACGCTGTCGGGCGACGACGGCAAGGTCAAATACTTCGAGGGCACACCCATCCCCACCTCCATCGTGCTGGTGGGCCTGCTGGCCCTGGCCGCCTGGCTGGGCGCAGTGCGCGAGAACCTGTGGTTTGGCAAGCTGCTGATCGGCGGCTTCACGCTGCACCCGCTGGTGCTGCTGTTCGCGGTGTCGGGGTCGCTGATGATCAGCCGGATCAGGATTCCGAAGCTCTGAGTCACGCGCGGGGTCGTCCCCTGTTTCTGCACGTTGAACCCCATGGCACTTCAAAAAATTGCAGCGTTCTCCGATGGCACCCAGGGCGGCAACCCCGCCGGTGTGTGGATCGGTGACGCACTGCCTAGCCCCGCCGACATGCAGCGCATTGCTGCCGACGTCGGCTTTTCTGAAACCGCGTTTGCCGCGCCGCTGGGCGATGGCCGCTGGCGGGTGCGCTACTTTGCGCCCGAGAGCGAGGTGCCCTTCTGTGGCCACGCCACCATTGCCCTGGGCGCCGCGCTTGCGCAGCGCGAGGGCGACGGCGTGTTTGCGCTGTCGCTGAGCCAGGCCGAGATCACGGTCGAAGGTCGCCGCGCGGGCGATCTGGTGCAGGCAGCGCTGCAGTCGCCCCCCACGCGCAGCGGGCCTGCGTCTGCCGCGCTGCTGGCCGATGCGCTGGCTTTGTTTGGGCTCGGCGCAGCCGATCTGGACCCGCGCATTCCGCCCGCGCTCATCCACGGCGGGGCCGACCACCTGGTGCTGGCCCTGCGCAGCCGCGCGGCGCTGGCGGCCATGCACTACGCGCTGGACGCGGGCCGCACGCTGATGGTGAATGCCCAGCTGGTCACCATCGTGCTGGTGTGTGTGGAGTCAGACCGCCTGCTGCACACCCGCAACGCTTTTGCCTCGGGCGGCGTGCTGGAAGACCCGGCCACCGGCGCTGCCACGGCCGCACTGGCGGGCTACCTGCGCGACCTGGGTTGGCCGCACGGCGGTGCCATCGACGTGGTGCAGGGCGAGGACATGGGCATGCGCTCGCGCCTGCGGGCCGAGATCGGGCCGGTGGCGGGCAGCTCCATCCGCGTGTCGGGCACGGCGCGGTGGATGGGTGACGGCGAATGATTTTTGCTATTGAAAATATAGCTACTGGCGCATGATGCACTAGCACTACCGCCCGATTTGTGCATAAGTTGGGACAAACGGGCGCGTTGGGGCCTCTGTACGCTCTGCCCGGCGCTCCCTCAAGCGCTGATCTCGTCCTGCAGCCACTGCACAAAAACCAGCGTCTCCGGTGACGGGTCCGGCGCCATGCCCAGGTAGTGCCGCGTGAGTGGCAGGCGCAGGGTGGGCAGCGGCGACACCAGCCGCCCCGAGGCCAGGTCGTGGGTGATCAGCGACACCGGGGCCACGGCAAAACCCAGCCCGTCCAGGGCGGCCTGCAGCACAAAATGCAGGTGGTCAAACTGCAGGCAGCTGGCGGGTTGCAGCCCGGGGGCGTTCACCTGCTTCTTCCAGCCTTCCCAGTCCTTGCTGCGCGATTTGGACAGCAGCAGCACATGGGCCGACAGCGCCTCGGGCTGCGCCACCGGGCGCTGGGCGAACAGGGCGGGCGCGCCCACCACCAGCGCCTCGTCCTCCAGAAACGGCTGCACCTGCATGCCCGGCGGCCACCCGCGCGGGCCGCGCCGCAGGGCCAGGTCGAAGGCCTCGGTGGCGTGGTCTGGCGCCAGCGTGCTGGTGATGACCTGGGGCTCGATGTCCGGGTGCTGGGCCACGAAGCCCGGCAGCCTCGGAATCAGCCAGCGCACCGCAAAGCTGGGCCGCACATTGATCTTGACGCTGCGCAGCCCGGCATCGCCGCGCAGTGCCTGGGCGGCGGCGCCGATCTGCGCGAGCGCAGGGCCCACCTGCGCGTGGAACTGGTGGCCCGCCGCCGTGAGCAGCACCTGCCGCGTCTTGCGTTCGAACAGGTCCACGCCCAGGTGGGCCTCCAGCGCCTTGATCTGGCGGCTGATGGCGCTGTGGGTGACGTGCAGCTCCAGCGCGGCGTGGGTAAAGCTCTGGTGCCGCGCCGCCGCTGCAAAGGCGCGGACCGCATTCAACGGGGGCAGGCGGGGTGACATGCGAGGGATCTTCTCACGCGTGCAGACAGAGGCGCCATGTACTCGGTGCGCGTTTGCCACAGACCTTCACCGCTGCCCCCCGCCCGAAGGTCAATGAGTGGTTGGGGTGAGAATTGCTATAAAAATAAGAGCATTTAATGTATGAAAAATAAGCGCTACGGCCTGTTTTGGCGCCCATTCTTCTGTGCCAGGGCTCAGGCTGCCGCCGGCCGCCGGTTCACTAGCACGATGCCCGTTGCCACCAGCACCAGCGCTGCCACCAGCCCGGGCGTCACGGGCTCGCCCAGCCACCATGCGCCAAACAGCAGCGCAAACACGGGCGTGAGGAATACAAACACGGAGATGCGGGTGGCAGGGTAGTGCGCCAGCATCCACATCCAAGCCAGGTAGCTCACAAACGCGCCCACCAGCGCCTGCACCA of the Acidovorax sp. 107 genome contains:
- a CDS encoding alpha/beta fold hydrolase, with the protein product MNTSPSTALQATSSFYGEHPGMRFARLALGTAERLWPTLAVRAAYRLFGTPLPLRKRGRSAVPPGRWRTERLAFEDAEITLYLPQAQPHGPTVLLLHGWGGHARQMLPLADALTARGLRPVLVDLPAHGGSRGRVSNLPQFARAIEYTTTRLHAQDSAPHAVVAHSLAANAAAHAASRGLDTGRLVLLAPPASPHEYTRLFAQVFGLSERTRAAIQRRIEAREGILMRQFEPPAVGPRIALPTLVVHDRGDRINRFADGEAYRDHIPGATLVATEGLGHRKILQQAEVLQAVADFVAA
- a CDS encoding TetR/AcrR family transcriptional regulator; the encoded protein is MDAKTQKAELTRAAIVGAALDLAAAEGLESITLQAVADRVGLSKSGVFSRAGSREALQKAVIEEFGRRFLADVFVPAMQQPKGLPRLQDIMRRWIARTRDVEAFTGCIYTAGAFELDDREGELRDLLHAEITRWRAALRRTVLQAIEAGHLAADTPPDQLVGEIYSLIMGLLHDVRFLRDPQAVARTEASWARLVKSYLPLPA
- a CDS encoding acetoacetate--CoA ligase, giving the protein METTHTTPPYIPQIRLYQNWLRDQRGLQFDSYDALWRWSTTELDAFWQSVWDYFDLQSPTPHTAVLAKNTMPGALWFPGAQVNYARQALRHVDAAHAAGLPAIISRNEKGQHRELSWPELRRQVASLALHLKAQGVMPGDRVAAYLPNVPEAMIAFLATVSIGGVWSICAPDMGTHAVLDRFRQIEPKVLIGVDGVSYGGRDHDRRPVLAELREALPSVQHAVLLGNLDASVSIADWASWTGATARNDAETAAFEPMWQPFDHPLWIVYSSGTTGLPKPIVHGHGGTVLVALQLKVLHNDIGCSYEANSFGERYHWYSSTGWVMWNAQLSGLLSGTTCVIYDGNPGGSKDHPDWGVLWRFAADTGVTFFGAGAAFFANCMKAGITLSDYGDLTRVRALGTTGSPLSPEVQQWGTAQFEAIGTHDIWWNNISGGTDFCGAFIGGNREMPQVPGEMQCRMLGAAVESWDAEGRPVEDAVGELVCAQPIPSMPLYLWGDKDGSRYLSSYFDMYPAGHGRQPGGGDGPASMGAVWRHGDWLKIGANGGCVIYGRSDATINRHGLRMGTSEIYSAVESLPEVLDSLVVDLEYLGRESYMPLFVVLRPGYALDDALRARINGAVRTALSPRFVPDDIFAVAEVPRTLSGKKQELPIKKLLLGQPIEKVVNKDAMANPGCLDWYVAFAAQQASVLQK
- a CDS encoding tripartite tricarboxylate transporter substrate binding protein, encoding MPFHALTRRSWLGAAALAAATTCASTTAWAQTAYPNKPIKVVVPFAPGGATDVLARVLAEKMAVGLGQPMVIDNKPGAAGIIGTDAVAKAAPDGYTLLLALSNSMLTNQFLYTKLPYSPEKDIAPIYQIAIAPLVLVAHPSVPVATGPELLKYIAANKGKVAYGSYGTGAYPHLAGAYMSQSQNADMSHVAYRGEAPMVQDLLGGQIQIAFASALQVKAHIDAGKLKAIGVSGERRMGTLPNVPTLGEQGLNDEAYRVAGWLAMGAPAGTPPAILERIAAEVRKATEHPDVAQRITAMGFDVQKSSPALFTAAMNKERPVWERLIKASGAKLD
- a CDS encoding acyl-CoA synthetase, encoding MRHPLQPPFAPGPPVRSLQDVERIEARPLAEALPVQSTYEIFVNSAHAFGNKTALTFLPTADPSAEPIRWSYAQLLTGIHQTANLLHHLGVGPEDAVAVLLPGCLEYHLALWGGEAAGIVQPLNPMLTDEKIAAMMTLARAKVLIAYGGEGDLGYWSKALRLRALVPTLTTVLRVAPHDEAPGAAPALPAGVLDLAARHQHPGDHLASGRRIAASDIAAYFHTGGTTGAPKLARHSHGAQVFTAWGSVQMQGIRPEDVGINGYPLFHVAGVLPGSLAALSAGVETIIPTTGLFRNREVIANYWRLVERYRCTYLSAVPTVLAALANVPLDGADISTLRYCRTGAAILAPELAARFERLFNLRIHESLGMTEMAGISTITPPGVNAPAGCVGWRLPYTQLRVVALDAQGNASDQDLPPGQPGMVLFQSPNLFSGFLDAADTAKAFTADGWLATGDLGFVDDQGRLHLSGRSKDLIIRSGHNIDPKVIEDALGAHPAVQLCAAVGAPDAYAGELPVVYATLRPGVQVTEAELTAFTAERVDEAVARPRWVQVIETMPVTNVGKIYKPELRQRAACHTVQALVDGVCTEAPGSPRPQVQPEGDNAVRVTVAPGPDADALQARLREVLAPLPLTVRVTAAPAAGSPQTA
- the pssA gene encoding CDP-diacylglycerol--serine O-phosphatidyltransferase; this encodes MNTPQPPKRFSMIREFHLADWFTLGNAVCGVGALFSSMTYLETGDVVHVYFACALVLAALIFDVLDGRIARWRQKSSAMGRELDSLADVISFGVAPAIIAYGCGMQGLYDRIVLAYFVACGVSRLARYNVTAETLSGDDGKVKYFEGTPIPTSIVLVGLLALAAWLGAVRENLWFGKLLIGGFTLHPLVLLFAVSGSLMISRIRIPKL
- a CDS encoding PhzF family phenazine biosynthesis protein, with protein sequence MALQKIAAFSDGTQGGNPAGVWIGDALPSPADMQRIAADVGFSETAFAAPLGDGRWRVRYFAPESEVPFCGHATIALGAALAQREGDGVFALSLSQAEITVEGRRAGDLVQAALQSPPTRSGPASAALLADALALFGLGAADLDPRIPPALIHGGADHLVLALRSRAALAAMHYALDAGRTLMVNAQLVTIVLVCVESDRLLHTRNAFASGGVLEDPATGAATAALAGYLRDLGWPHGGAIDVVQGEDMGMRSRLRAEIGPVAGSSIRVSGTARWMGDGE
- a CDS encoding LysR substrate-binding domain-containing protein, coding for MSPRLPPLNAVRAFAAAARHQSFTHAALELHVTHSAISRQIKALEAHLGVDLFERKTRQVLLTAAGHQFHAQVGPALAQIGAAAQALRGDAGLRSVKINVRPSFAVRWLIPRLPGFVAQHPDIEPQVITSTLAPDHATEAFDLALRRGPRGWPPGMQVQPFLEDEALVVGAPALFAQRPVAQPEALSAHVLLLSKSRSKDWEGWKKQVNAPGLQPASCLQFDHLHFVLQAALDGLGFAVAPVSLITHDLASGRLVSPLPTLRLPLTRHYLGMAPDPSPETLVFVQWLQDEISA